One Mesorhizobium sp. J428 DNA segment encodes these proteins:
- the glpD gene encoding glycerol-3-phosphate dehydrogenase yields MSGVVHDIFVIGGGINGCGIARDAVGRGYSVYLAEMNDLASGTSSGSTKLIHGGLRYLEYYEFRLVREALMEREVLWKMAPHIIRPMRFVLPYAKGIRPAWMIRLGLFLYDHIGGRKLLPATRTLDMRTDPAGKPLKPLFSKAFEYSDGWVNDARLVVLNARDAADRGATIRTRAKVTSARRDGGLWRVTVADTRSGATEEVRAKLLVNAAGPWVDNVLSGSVGQNDVHNVRLVQGSHIVVRKKFSDLRAYFFQNRDGRIIFSIPYEDDFTLIGTTDQDYQGDLAKVAITDKEIDYLCAAASEYFAEPVRREDIVWTYSAVRPLYDDGASKAQEATRDYVLKAEGGHGEPPLVNAFGGKITTYRRLAESMLEKIEHFLGKKGRPWTAGAPLPGGDFPATGFDAQVAALSRDYPFLDARLARRLTRLYGTRAKVLLGDARSLADLGRDFGGDLTEAEVRYLIGHEWAQTADDVLWRRTKRGLHMDATQTAALDAWMRAEVPTAA; encoded by the coding sequence ATGAGCGGCGTGGTCCACGACATCTTCGTCATCGGCGGCGGCATCAACGGCTGCGGCATCGCGCGCGACGCGGTGGGGCGCGGCTACTCGGTCTACCTCGCCGAGATGAACGATCTCGCCAGCGGCACCTCCTCCGGCTCGACCAAGCTGATCCATGGCGGCCTGCGCTATCTCGAATATTACGAGTTCCGTCTCGTGCGCGAGGCGTTGATGGAGCGCGAGGTGCTGTGGAAGATGGCGCCGCACATCATCCGGCCGATGCGCTTCGTGCTGCCCTACGCCAAGGGCATCCGCCCCGCCTGGATGATCCGGCTCGGCCTGTTCCTCTACGACCATATCGGCGGCCGCAAGCTGCTGCCGGCCACCCGCACACTCGACATGCGCACCGATCCGGCCGGCAAGCCGCTGAAGCCGCTGTTCAGCAAGGCGTTCGAATATTCCGACGGCTGGGTCAACGACGCCCGCCTCGTCGTGCTCAATGCGCGCGATGCCGCCGATCGCGGCGCCACCATCCGCACCCGCGCGAAGGTCACCAGTGCCCGCCGTGACGGCGGCCTGTGGCGCGTCACGGTCGCGGACACGCGCTCGGGCGCGACCGAGGAAGTCCGTGCGAAGCTTCTGGTCAACGCCGCCGGCCCCTGGGTCGACAATGTGCTGTCGGGATCCGTCGGCCAGAACGATGTCCACAATGTCCGCCTCGTCCAGGGCAGCCACATCGTCGTCCGCAAGAAGTTCTCCGACCTGCGCGCCTACTTCTTCCAGAACCGCGACGGACGCATCATCTTTTCAATCCCTTACGAAGACGACTTCACCCTCATCGGCACCACCGACCAGGACTATCAGGGCGACCTCGCCAAGGTGGCGATCACCGACAAGGAGATCGACTATCTCTGCGCGGCGGCCAGCGAATATTTCGCCGAGCCGGTGCGGCGCGAGGACATCGTCTGGACCTATTCGGCCGTGCGCCCGCTCTATGACGACGGTGCATCCAAGGCGCAGGAGGCGACGCGCGACTACGTGCTGAAGGCCGAGGGTGGCCATGGCGAGCCGCCGCTCGTCAACGCCTTCGGCGGCAAGATCACCACCTACCGCCGGCTCGCCGAATCCATGCTGGAGAAGATCGAGCATTTCCTCGGGAAGAAGGGCAGGCCGTGGACCGCCGGCGCGCCGCTGCCCGGCGGCGATTTCCCGGCCACCGGCTTCGACGCGCAGGTCGCCGCACTGTCTCGCGACTACCCCTTCCTCGACGCCCGCCTGGCACGTCGTCTCACCCGCCTCTACGGCACGCGGGCAAAGGTTCTGCTCGGTGACGCCCGCTCCCTCGCCGACCTCGGCCGCGACTTTGGCGGCGACTTGACCGAAGCGGAGGTGCGCTACCTCATCGGCCACGAATGGGCCCAGACCGCCGACGACGTGCTCTGGCGCCGCACCAAGCGCGGCCTGCACATGGACGCCACGCAAACGGCGGCCCTCGACGCGTGGATGCGCGCGGAAGTCCCTACCGCCGCCTGA
- a CDS encoding thioesterase family protein, producing the protein MTRPVPSERSAYRTFRTLTTRWMDNDIYGHMNNVVHYSLFDAAVNGWLIENKVLDIHGGDQIGLVVETGCRYFGELAFPDVVTAGIRVAQIGSSSVRYEVGLFRNEEDVAAAEGFFVHVYVDRQTRRPKPLNSPLRAALDTISVA; encoded by the coding sequence ATGACGCGGCCCGTTCCCTCCGAGCGCAGCGCCTACCGCACCTTCCGCACGCTCACCACGCGCTGGATGGACAACGACATCTACGGCCACATGAACAATGTGGTCCACTACTCGCTGTTCGACGCCGCCGTGAACGGCTGGCTGATCGAGAACAAGGTGCTCGACATCCATGGCGGCGACCAGATCGGCCTCGTGGTCGAGACCGGCTGCCGCTATTTCGGCGAACTCGCCTTTCCCGACGTGGTGACCGCGGGCATCCGCGTCGCGCAGATCGGCTCGTCCTCGGTGCGCTACGAGGTCGGCCTGTTCCGCAACGAGGAGGACGTCGCCGCGGCCGAAGGGTTCTTCGTCCACGTCTATGTCGACCGCCAGACCCGCCGCCCAAAGCCGCTCAATTCCCCACTGCGCGCGGCGCTCGACACGATTTCGGTCGCATAG
- a CDS encoding iron-containing alcohol dehydrogenase, protein MTPFVFNTTPSIVFEAGSSRRFGEIAGRRLGPKVLVVTDPGLRRLGLADPAIASLEAAGAIVTVFDQVEADPSRATLMKAVEAGRVAGVTGVAGFGGGSSLDVAKLVALLLGSGEDLDGAWGVAQAKGPRLPLALVPTTAGTGSEVTPVSIITVGEEEKRGVSSPVILPDVAILDAELTLGLPAAITAATGVDAMVHAIEAYASKSANNNPLSRMLAKQALQLLGANIETAVFNGEDVAARGAMLLGSMLAGQAFANSPVAAVHALAYPIGGTFHVPHGLSNALVLPHVLRYNAPDAAHLYAEIAADAFPHLAREEGTQGRCAAFIEELAALSKKLGMQTKLREVGIGEEHLAKMASDAMKQQRLLVNNPREVQEADALTIYRAAW, encoded by the coding sequence ATGACCCCCTTCGTATTCAACACAACGCCGTCGATCGTCTTCGAGGCCGGTTCGTCGCGGCGCTTCGGCGAGATCGCGGGCAGGAGGCTCGGGCCGAAGGTGCTGGTGGTGACCGATCCCGGCCTGCGCAGGCTCGGCCTCGCCGATCCCGCGATCGCTTCGCTCGAAGCGGCGGGGGCGATCGTCACCGTGTTCGACCAGGTCGAAGCCGACCCGTCGCGCGCGACGCTGATGAAGGCGGTGGAAGCGGGCAGGGTGGCCGGTGTCACCGGCGTCGCCGGCTTCGGCGGCGGCTCGTCGCTCGACGTGGCCAAGCTTGTCGCACTCCTGCTCGGCTCGGGCGAGGATCTCGACGGCGCCTGGGGTGTCGCCCAGGCCAAGGGGCCGCGCCTGCCGCTGGCGCTGGTGCCGACCACGGCCGGAACCGGATCGGAGGTCACTCCCGTTTCGATCATCACCGTCGGCGAGGAAGAGAAGCGCGGCGTGTCGTCTCCCGTCATTTTGCCCGATGTCGCGATCCTCGACGCCGAACTCACGCTCGGCCTGCCTGCCGCCATCACCGCCGCCACCGGCGTTGACGCGATGGTGCATGCGATCGAGGCCTATGCCTCGAAGAGCGCCAACAACAATCCGCTGTCGAGGATGCTGGCGAAGCAGGCGCTGCAGCTCCTCGGCGCCAACATCGAGACCGCCGTGTTCAACGGCGAGGACGTTGCCGCCCGCGGCGCGATGCTGCTCGGCTCGATGCTCGCCGGCCAGGCCTTCGCCAATTCGCCGGTCGCGGCGGTGCACGCGCTCGCCTATCCGATCGGCGGCACGTTCCACGTCCCGCACGGCCTCTCCAACGCGCTCGTCCTGCCGCATGTGCTGCGCTACAACGCGCCGGATGCCGCGCATCTCTATGCCGAGATCGCGGCGGATGCCTTCCCGCATCTGGCAAGGGAGGAGGGCACGCAGGGCCGCTGCGCCGCCTTCATCGAGGAGCTCGCCGCCCTGTCGAAGAAGCTCGGCATGCAGACGAAGCTGCGCGAAGTCGGCATCGGCGAGGAACATCTCGCCAAGATGGCCTCCGACGCGATGAAGCAGCAGCGCCTCCTGGTCAACAATCCGCGCGAGGTGCAGGAGGCGGATGCGCTGACGATCTACCGGGCGGCCTGGTGA
- the sugE gene encoding quaternary ammonium compound efflux SMR transporter SugE: protein MHWTYLFFAGLFEIGWAIGLKYTEGFTRPLPTVLTVASMVISLGLLGLALKSLPVGTAYAVWTGIGTIGTAILGIALFAEPATFARLACIGLIAAGIIGLKTVA, encoded by the coding sequence ATGCACTGGACCTACCTTTTCTTCGCCGGCCTGTTCGAAATCGGCTGGGCGATCGGCCTTAAATACACCGAAGGCTTCACCCGCCCGCTGCCGACCGTGCTGACCGTCGCCTCGATGGTGATTAGCCTCGGCCTTCTCGGCCTCGCGCTGAAATCGCTGCCCGTCGGCACCGCCTATGCGGTCTGGACCGGCATCGGCACGATCGGCACCGCCATCCTCGGCATCGCCCTTTTCGCCGAGCCCGCGACCTTTGCCCGCCTCGCCTGCATCGGCCTGATCGCGGCCGGAATTATCGGGTTGAAAACGGTCGCCTGA
- a CDS encoding helix-turn-helix transcriptional regulator, whose amino-acid sequence MRKSRRGSCAPTGPTTRSRSSGTASIELLYQSPFAASPGETPVAFETAFPERTPRVVDETVALRLIEFGHAEVFLLRLRAGLRRGVCLFSAPVQGMIRREALPKAHLLANYLMSRYCEEVGDAASDPLSERERECLFWVSEGKTTDEIALILGVSGNTVNKYIVSSIQKLSAGNRTMAVAVAIRNGVI is encoded by the coding sequence ATGCGGAAGAGCCGCCGCGGGTCCTGTGCTCCAACTGGTCCTACGACGCGGTCGAGATCATCGGGTACCGCCTCGATCGAACTGCTGTACCAGAGCCCGTTCGCAGCCTCGCCCGGCGAGACGCCCGTTGCCTTTGAGACGGCGTTCCCGGAGCGGACGCCGCGCGTCGTCGACGAAACGGTGGCGCTGCGCCTGATCGAATTCGGCCACGCAGAAGTGTTCCTGCTCAGGCTGCGCGCCGGCCTGCGGCGGGGCGTGTGCCTGTTCTCCGCCCCCGTGCAGGGCATGATCCGGCGCGAGGCGCTGCCGAAAGCACATCTGCTCGCGAACTACCTGATGTCGCGCTATTGCGAGGAGGTGGGCGACGCGGCGAGCGATCCGCTGTCCGAGCGCGAGCGCGAATGCCTGTTCTGGGTGTCGGAAGGCAAGACGACCGACGAGATCGCGCTGATCCTCGGCGTCTCGGGCAACACGGTCAACAAATACATCGTCAGCTCGATCCAGAAGCTCTCGGCCGGCAACCGGACGATGGCGGTCGCAGTCGCGATCCGCAACGGGGTCATCTGA
- a CDS encoding LuxR C-terminal-related transcriptional regulator, whose protein sequence is MSVEPVDLARPTVGADEPRPLAEISRLARMASSGVIPEAIRRCRRLSSSFGASGFALYFAGRGVGKARLLPCFDEAFPGRSPVTSALIAEGADTLSRHAGASCLPGSWTIPGATRTTNDPFCVKLPAILRDRAGLVLPVSADSVYSGVFVFTGPELRFDPDELLDLHRQCFEMFLRIAQLKSSSTSSSSSISKRELECLRLTAAGRTSEDIARILGLSVHTANQYLTSAASKLDAVNRTHAVTKAIRLGLIE, encoded by the coding sequence ATGAGCGTCGAGCCGGTCGACCTCGCAAGGCCGACAGTCGGCGCGGACGAGCCGCGTCCGCTGGCCGAAATCTCCCGCCTGGCGCGGATGGCGTCGAGCGGGGTGATCCCGGAAGCGATCCGCCGCTGCCGCCGGCTGTCGTCCAGCTTCGGCGCGTCCGGCTTCGCGCTCTATTTCGCCGGGCGCGGCGTCGGCAAGGCGAGGCTCCTGCCCTGCTTCGACGAAGCCTTTCCCGGCCGCTCGCCGGTCACCTCAGCGCTGATCGCCGAGGGCGCCGATACGCTCAGCCGGCACGCGGGCGCCTCCTGCCTGCCGGGCTCCTGGACCATTCCGGGCGCGACGCGGACGACGAACGATCCGTTCTGCGTCAAGCTTCCCGCGATCCTGCGCGACAGAGCGGGCCTGGTCCTGCCGGTGTCGGCGGACTCGGTCTATTCCGGCGTCTTCGTCTTCACCGGTCCCGAGCTGCGCTTCGACCCGGACGAACTGCTCGACCTGCACCGTCAGTGTTTCGAGATGTTCCTGCGGATCGCCCAACTCAAATCGAGCAGCACGTCGAGCTCATCCTCGATCTCCAAGCGCGAGCTCGAATGCCTGCGGCTGACGGCAGCGGGGCGCACCAGCGAGGACATCGCCCGCATCCTCGGCCTCTCGGTCCACACCGCGAACCAGTATCTGACGTCGGCCGCATCGAAGCTCGACGCAGTGAACCGCACCCATGCCGTCACGAAAGCGATCAGGCTCGGCCTGATCGAATAG
- the flhB gene encoding flagellar biosynthesis protein FlhB, giving the protein MADTDDKESKTEEATEKKIRDSVEKGQTPFSKETPLFASFVAILLFVFFFAYGTAIRLGEFLATFLERPNDWLLDNNADAIGLSQMVFMEIARALVVIFAMMMVFGLAGALLQHPPQFAVDRITPKFSRISPIEGWKRMFGAQGLSEFVKSVAKVVLAGAFVVFTLRNAPARLLDGMGTSPTSFMPVMLDIATDMLTTITLIMALIAAADLIWSRFQWRTNLRMTRQEVKDELKQQEGDPIVKARIRSLQRDRARNRMIAAVPQATLVIANPTHFSIALRYERGRDNAPVVVAKGQDLVALKIREIAKEHNIPVFEEVALARSMYSQVSVDSVIPPQFYQAVAELIRIIYANAAKKSPSPRPA; this is encoded by the coding sequence GTGGCGGATACGGACGACAAGGAAAGCAAAACAGAAGAAGCCACGGAGAAGAAGATCCGTGACAGCGTCGAGAAGGGCCAGACACCCTTCTCGAAGGAAACGCCGCTCTTCGCCTCCTTCGTCGCGATCCTGCTCTTCGTTTTCTTCTTCGCCTACGGCACCGCCATACGGCTCGGCGAATTCCTGGCGACCTTCCTGGAAAGGCCGAACGACTGGCTGCTCGACAACAATGCCGACGCTATCGGCCTGTCGCAGATGGTGTTCATGGAGATCGCCCGGGCGCTGGTCGTCATCTTCGCGATGATGATGGTCTTCGGCCTGGCCGGCGCGCTGCTCCAGCATCCGCCGCAGTTCGCCGTCGACCGCATCACGCCGAAGTTCTCCCGCATCTCGCCGATCGAGGGCTGGAAGCGCATGTTCGGCGCGCAAGGCCTGTCGGAATTCGTCAAGTCGGTCGCCAAGGTCGTGCTCGCGGGCGCCTTCGTGGTGTTTACGCTCCGCAACGCGCCGGCACGTCTTCTCGACGGCATGGGAACCAGCCCGACATCCTTCATGCCGGTGATGCTCGACATTGCCACCGACATGCTCACCACGATCACGCTCATCATGGCGCTGATCGCCGCCGCCGACCTGATCTGGTCGCGTTTCCAGTGGCGGACCAACCTGCGCATGACCCGGCAGGAGGTGAAGGACGAGCTGAAGCAGCAGGAAGGCGACCCGATCGTCAAGGCGCGCATCCGCTCGCTGCAGCGCGACCGCGCGCGCAATCGCATGATCGCGGCGGTGCCGCAGGCGACGCTCGTCATCGCCAACCCGACCCACTTCTCGATCGCGCTGCGCTACGAGCGGGGCAGGGACAATGCGCCCGTGGTGGTGGCAAAGGGCCAGGACCTCGTCGCCCTCAAGATCCGCGAGATCGCCAAAGAGCACAACATTCCGGTGTTCGAGGAGGTGGCGCTTGCCCGCTCCATGTACAGTCAAGTTTCGGTCGATAGTGTGATACCGCCCCAGTTCTACCAGGCTGTGGCCGAACTGATCCGCATCATCTACGCAAACGCGGCGAAGAAATCGCCCAGCCCAAGGCCAGCATGA
- a CDS encoding flagellar motor switch protein FliG: protein MTATSDLPSLTRTQKAAAILVALGKPAAGRLLKFFKQDELRALMDGARELRTIPQAELERIVAEFEAEFAEGAGLLDSADTMGTIFSETLTPEEMTALMNDGPVETATDEPKPVWPQLEQIEPARVGAFLTNEHPQAAAFALSKLAPSFAAQVMIVLDKPVRGEIVKRMLALNPASPAAVAMMEAHVRAALIEDDSGKAASGAQMRVASVLNELDKSQLDEVMDDLASAGAVNLDAIRAQLFAFEDIVFLDQKARVTLFDGIAADIVTLALRNASAELTEAILSAQGARARRMIEAELKADPGNVSANDINKARKQIASTAIRLSGEGALQLPQTQEAA, encoded by the coding sequence ATGACCGCGACGTCCGATCTCCCCAGTCTCACCCGCACCCAGAAGGCCGCCGCGATCCTCGTGGCGCTGGGCAAGCCGGCTGCCGGCCGCCTGCTCAAGTTCTTCAAGCAGGACGAGCTGAGAGCGCTGATGGACGGTGCGCGCGAGCTGCGCACCATTCCGCAGGCCGAGCTGGAGCGGATCGTCGCCGAGTTCGAGGCCGAGTTCGCCGAGGGAGCGGGCCTGCTGGATTCCGCCGACACGATGGGCACGATCTTCAGCGAGACGCTGACGCCCGAGGAAATGACGGCGCTGATGAATGACGGACCGGTCGAGACGGCGACGGACGAGCCGAAGCCGGTCTGGCCGCAACTCGAACAGATCGAACCCGCCCGCGTCGGCGCGTTCCTGACCAACGAGCATCCGCAGGCCGCCGCCTTCGCGCTCTCCAAGCTCGCGCCGTCCTTCGCCGCGCAGGTGATGATCGTGCTGGACAAGCCGGTGCGCGGCGAGATCGTCAAGCGGATGCTGGCGCTCAATCCGGCCTCGCCGGCCGCGGTAGCGATGATGGAGGCGCATGTCCGCGCCGCCCTGATCGAGGACGATTCCGGCAAGGCGGCCTCCGGCGCCCAGATGCGGGTGGCCAGCGTCCTCAACGAACTCGACAAGTCGCAGCTCGACGAGGTGATGGACGATCTCGCCTCGGCCGGCGCGGTCAATCTCGACGCCATCCGCGCGCAGCTCTTCGCCTTCGAGGACATCGTCTTCCTCGACCAGAAGGCGCGGGTCACGCTGTTCGACGGCATCGCGGCCGATATCGTCACGCTCGCCCTGCGCAATGCGAGCGCGGAACTGACGGAAGCGATCCTCTCCGCCCAGGGCGCGCGTGCGCGGCGCATGATCGAGGCCGAACTCAAGGCCGATCCGGGCAACGTCTCCGCCAACGACATCAACAAGGCCCGCAAGCAGATCGCCTCCACCGCGATCCGCCTGTCTGGCGAGGGCGCTCTGCAACTTCCTCAGACCCAGGAAGCGGCCTGA
- the fliN gene encoding flagellar motor switch protein FliN yields MMKEATAKTLTEGEDELTKAIEELRGVLKEEPAAPAQPAAARPAATAAAPGAAPASNPNIIMNIPVEVQIVLGGAEMPVSDLLALQKGSTVALNRRIGEPVDVVVNGRKIARGEITVLESDPSRFGVKLTEIIAAAKS; encoded by the coding sequence ATAATGAAAGAAGCAACGGCCAAGACGCTGACGGAAGGCGAGGACGAGCTCACCAAGGCGATCGAGGAGCTTCGCGGCGTGCTGAAGGAAGAGCCGGCGGCCCCCGCGCAGCCGGCCGCCGCGCGCCCGGCCGCGACCGCCGCCGCCCCCGGCGCGGCTCCCGCCTCGAACCCGAACATCATCATGAATATTCCCGTGGAGGTCCAGATCGTGCTCGGCGGCGCGGAGATGCCGGTGTCTGATCTGCTGGCGCTGCAGAAGGGCTCAACGGTCGCGCTCAACCGTCGCATCGGCGAGCCGGTGGACGTGGTGGTCAACGGGCGCAAGATCGCCCGCGGCGAGATCACGGTGCTGGAGAGCGACCCTTCGCGCTTCGGCGTCAAGCTGACCGAGATCATCGCGGCGGCGAAGTCCTAA